Within candidate division KSB1 bacterium, the genomic segment ACTCGTTGCCGGCGCCTTTTAGCGACCAGCAAGCAGATACCAGCAACCAGAAATTACAAAGGCCCGGAGATGCCGCCGTCCTTGCGCACGCGCCAAAAATGAACGGCGATGAAAACTGCCAAAAACAGGGGCAGGAAAATACAATGCAAGACATAGAAGCGCAGCAGCGTCGGCGGGCCGACTTGTGTGCCGCCGAGCAGCATGAAGCGCACGTCATTGTCCGGCTTCATGCCCAGTTCCGGCCCGAACGGCCCTTCGTGGCCGAGCAGCGGCGTGGCGCGCGCCATGTTTGTGCCGACCGTCACCGCCCAAATCGAAAGCTGATCCCACGGCAACAAATAGCCGGTGAATGAGAGCAGAAGCGTCGTCGTCAGCAAAATAACGCCGACGACCCAGTTAAATTCTCGCGGCGGTTTGTAAGAGCCGGTGAGAAAAACCCGGAACATGTGCAGCCATACGGCGATCACCATGCCGTGCGCCGCCCAGCGGTGCATATTGCGCAGGAACATGCCGAACGGCACGTCGAATTGCAGATACTTCATGTCGGCAAACGCATATTCCGCCGTCGGGCGATAGTAAAACATCAGCAACACCCCGGTCACAGCCGTGACTAAAAACAGAAGAAACGTGATGCCGCCCATGCACCAGGTGAAACGCAGATAAGCGCCGTGCCGCGGCAGCTTGGTGGGATGCAAGTGCAGCCAGACGTTGTCCAGAACTTGGAGGAGCCGGTTGCGCTGCGAATCCTCGTAGTCATGCCGGAACATCGACTTCCAAATCTGCGACCTCAACATGCTTTCCTTAAGCTTCTCAATGACAGCCTGCATTGTCGCTCCGTGGTTGGTTAAAAATTGAGTGTGAAAACAAGGGTGATGCAGGAAGCCTATGGCTCAGCCTCTCGTGTCAAACCGGCAGACATAGGCCTGTGGCCGTAGGCCAATTTGAAATGCTATGAATATAATTTAAAAATCGCTAAATGTCAAGCAAAACGTCCGATAAATTATGGCTGCGGAATAACATCATACCCCTTTTTTGGCTCAGTGTCAAGTTTTGATCGCCAAATTTCGTCGAGAAAAACGGGGTGCCAGGCGGCCACGGCCGGATGAATGTTCGCTTGACGTCCCTTGACAATTTCCCACGGGGTTTGATGGCCTTTGGAACTGTTCTGGCGCGCGACGTTGAACCACAGATGATAGGCACCAGCCCTGGCCAAAACATGCGAACGTGAATGAAACCTCTCAACGCAACAGAACTCATCTTCGATGAGACCATGAACGGTTTCGACATCGGCCTGCCAGG encodes:
- a CDS encoding cytochrome b N-terminal domain-containing protein translates to MQAVIEKLKESMLRSQIWKSMFRHDYEDSQRNRLLQVLDNVWLHLHPTKLPRHGAYLRFTWCMGGITFLLFLVTAVTGVLLMFYYRPTAEYAFADMKYLQFDVPFGMFLRNMHRWAAHGMVIAVWLHMFRVFLTGSYKPPREFNWVVGVILLTTTLLLSFTGYLLPWDQLSIWAVTVGTNMARATPLLGHEGPFGPELGMKPDNDVRFMLLGGTQVGPPTLLRFYVLHCIFLPLFLAVFIAVHFWRVRKDGGISGPL